The sequence below is a genomic window from Nitrospira sp..
GCGGCCGCTCGGCTCCCATGCCGGCATGCAGGGGCTGGCACTTGTCGCCTTCGAACCGGTTCAGCCGGCGGAGGGCGGTGAAGCGACCGGCAGCCGTCGGGTCGGCGCCAAACCGCTGAAAGCCATTAAGCAGCTCGAACTCGAGATCAAACACCTCAAGCAGCAGCTCCAGATGAGCATGGAGCAGATGGAGACCTCGCAAGAGGAGTTCAAGTCGGCCCATGAAGAGCTGCAATCGACCAACGAGGAGCTGCAGAGCACCAACGAGGAGCTCACGACGAGCAAGGAAGAACTCCAATCCCTGAACGAAGAGTTGATCACGGTCAACTCCGAGCTCCAACAGAAGATCGATGACCTGTCGCAAAGCAACAGCGACATGAAGAACCTATTCAACAGCACGGATATCGCGACGATCTTTCTGGATCAAAGCTTCAACATCAAACGGTTTACGCCGCAGGCCGCCAAGATCGTGAATTTGATCGCGACCGATGTGGGCCGGCCCTTGAGCGATATCGCGACGAACTTAAAACAGGACACGCTGGTCGGGGACGTCAAAGACGTCTTGGATACGCTCGTTCCCCGCGAACGCCACGTCGAGGCCAAGGGCGGCGAATGGTTTTTGTTGCGGATCATTCCCTACCGAACCCTGGACAACGTGATCGACGGAGCCGTCTTGACCTTTACGGACATCACCGCGCTCAAGAAACTCGAACAATCCCTGCTCGACAGCGAATCCAGCCTGCGCAACGTCTTCGAGGTTGTCCCGGTGATGGTGGTGGCACTGGACCAGCAGGGCAAGGTCATCGCCTGGAACAGGGAATGCGAACGCGTGACCGGCTATACGTCGGCTGACATCGTCGCCAAATCCGACGGGTGGAAGATGCTGTCTCCGGATGAACCGTCTCGTACGGACATGTCCGCGCTCTTGAGCAACGATTTCCGGAACGGGTCGCTGCGCCTGCGGTGTAAGAATGGCACGATCAAGACGGTGCGCTGGACCACGATGGCCCAAGAGAAGCCGATTCCGGGCTGGGCGCACTGGGTGATCGGAATCGAAGACAATTCGGCGCCGCCGGCGCCCAACCATACCGGGCCGTAACGCGTCCCGGATTATCAGCGATACTATGAGCCGCCGCCCCACCGACATTCAGCATCTCCGGCAGAAGGCGGAAGAGGTCCTCGCCGAAGCCGACACCACCGGTGCCTCGACTGCGTCGAAGAAAGACACGGTCTCTCTCCTGCACGAACTTCAAGTCCATCACATCGAATTGGAAATGCAGTGCGAAGAGTTGCGCCGGACGCAACAGGAGCTCGAACAGAGCCGCGACCGCTATGCCGAGCTCTACGACACCATTCCTGTGGGCTCCGTCACCATCAACAACCGGGGGATCATTTCCGACATCAACGCCACCGGCGCGTCCATGCTCAAAAGTTCCAAGAAGGCGCTACACGGCAGGCGGATGCAGCTGTTCATGCCCCTATCGGAGCGCAAGCGCTTCAGCGATTTTTGCAACCAGCTCGCCCAACAGAAACGAAAATTGAGCTGCGAGATCGCGCTCGGAGACGGATGCGACGCATCGGAGGAGGTCGCAATGACGGTGCTCCTGGAAGGGACGCCGGCGCACGGGCGCGAGGGGCTCCTGCGCCTGGCCATGGTCGATATCAGCGGACGCAAGGCCGCCGAGGACCGGCTCAAGCAGCATGAGGCGGAGCTGCAGGCCGGGCGGCAGAAACTCCAGGACACCAATGCCACGATCGTACATGCGGTGGACGAGGAACGCCGGGCTATCGCGCGGGAGCTGCACGACGACTGCTGCCAGCAATTGGCGATGCTGATGATGTCCGCGACGGGGCTCGAACGCACATTGGCCGAGCCTGCCTCGAGAAAGTTGCGCGCGATGGGCCAACAGATCAAGCAGGTCCTCGACAGCCTGCGTCACATCGCCTACGGCTTGCATCCTGCGATGGGGGAACCGATCGGCATCGAGGCCGCGATCAGGACGTATCTGACGGATTTCATCGAGGTCACGGACCTGGTCGTCGAATTTCATTCGGTCGACGTGCCGGAACGGGTGCCGCAATCCATCTCCTTGTGTCTCATCCGCACCCTGCAGGAGAGTGTGCACAACATCGTGAAATATGCGGAGGCCACCAGCGTGGAGGTGCGGCTCTTCAAGGAAGGCGCAACAATCCGGCTGGTGGTCGCCGACAACGGCCGGGGGTTTGATGTGGACGCGGCCAAGGCCTCTTCCCGCGGTATGGGACTCGCCAGCATCCGGGAGCGGTTGGAACTATTGAACGGCACGGTGGAGATTGCCAGTGTGGTGGGCAAGGGGACGACGGTCCGCATCAGCGTGCCGTTTGCCGAGTCGGTCCAGCACCCTGCTTGACGGTTTGTTCACATGCGATGTCCTGGCAGATGCGACGGCAGTCACACGTGACTCCTGTTGGTGGATGAGTGACGGGCTGCGGGGAAACCCCTGTTGGAGGTTCCCCATACCGCGAAGCCAAGCGATGCCTCCTCCGCCGACGCCCTCCGATTGGTGCATGAACTCCAGGTCCATCAGGTTGAACTCCAGCTGCAGTGCGATGAGCTTCGACAGGCGCATCTGGAATCGCAGGAAAGCCGGGATCGCTATGCGAAACTGTATGAATCGATTCCCGTGGGTTATTTTTCTCTGACGACGCAAGGCGCGATCGACGCGTGGAAATGTCAGTATTTTCTGTCGTGAAATCTTGACAGGAGAATCCCTCGTGTCGCGGCAGTGCTCTTGGGTCCGATCTGCTAGTCTTTCAACCACAAGGATGCAGATGCGTGCGAGCGCATTCAGTGAATATAGGGCAACGCATGAACCTCGTGGTTGATGGCCTTTCCCCTCTCGTCACCGAAGCCGACATCCTTGCGCTCTTCTCCGCCTGCGGGACCGTCACCGCCGTTGAAATCATCAATGGCGCGGCAGGCAAACCTTTAGGCGTGGCGCGTGTCACGATGGCGACGGTGGAAGAAGGATATCTGGCTATCGCCGCGTATCACCGGTGCC
It includes:
- a CDS encoding RNA-binding protein, producing MRAHSVNIGQRMNLVVDGLSPLVTEADILALFSACGTVTAVEIINGAAGKPLGVARVTMATVEEGYLAIAAYHRCRFHDHTLLVFEDTAANRREEVWSTDLSKRP